One window from the genome of Pieris rapae chromosome 8, ilPieRapa1.1, whole genome shotgun sequence encodes:
- the LOC111000217 gene encoding dynein axonemal light chain 4 codes for MAEEGAAAGGVAAEKVIHTYPLIRHCDMSEEMRIEAMELSVTACEKFAQNNELAARMVKETMDKKFGPAFHVVVGESYGFEITYECTTICYMYFGGNQAVCIWKCS; via the exons ATGGCTGAAGAAGGTGCCGCAGCTGGTGGAGTTGCTGCGGAAAAAGTTATCCATACTTACCCATTGATAAGG CATTGTGACATGTCAGAAGAGATGCGCATAGAGGCCATGGAGCTGTCAGTGACGGCGTGTGAAAAGTTTGCTCAAAACAATGAACTGGCTGCAAGAATGGTTAAGGAGACAATGGATAAAAAATTTGGTCCTGCCTTCCATGTGGTGGTTGGCGAGAGCTACGGCTTCGAGATCACGTATGAGTGTACAACTATATGCTATATGTACTTTGGTGGGAACCAGGCAGTATGTATTTGGAAGTGTTCGTGA
- the LOC111000216 gene encoding probable cytosolic Fe-S cluster assembly factor GL21135: protein MASRFSGALQLTDLDDFITPSQECIKPVKIEKTKSKTGAKIKIGEDGYFDLSSGREQKLQKVEITLADCLACSGCITSAESVLVTKQSQEELLRVLSERKYTDSKGVTMDVSLVVVSISPQPLLSLALRYKLTAQEATRKVSGYFKKLGADLVLDMTLAEDFSLLEAQQEFLERYRNQQNDPSGKYLPMLASSCPGWVCYAEKTHGSFILPYISSTKSPQQIQGSLVKQHLAGRRELQPSSIYHVTLMPCYDKKLEASREDFYSEIYNCQDVDCVITAIELEQMLSSEDKSLCDIMDGELDWPWDESDVKGVKGHIGSGSGGYSDAVFLHAADQLFGATDPPLEYKNLRNPDFREVSLEKDGQEVLKFAIANGFRNIQNLVQKLKRGKSPYHYVEVMACPSGCLNGGAQIRPYQGESTRELVGQLYIMYRELPQSEDENQTVSRLYNEWLSGKHSDKARAMLHTQYHALEKSDVALNIKW from the exons ATGGCTTCTAGATTCAGTGGGGCACTACAATTGACGGACTTAGACGACTTTATAACTCCCTCACAG gaaTGTATAAAACCAGTAAAGATCGAAAAAACTAAGAGTAAGACTGGtgccaaaattaaaattggtgAAGATGGATACTTTGATCTATCAAGTGGAAGAGAGCAAAAGTTACAAAAAGTTGAAATTACACTGGCTGACTGCTTGGCATGCAGTGGCTGTATAACATCAGCTGAAAGTGTGCTAGTCACAAAACAAAGCCAAGAAGAATTACTGAG AGTATTATCAGAACGAAAGTATACTGACTCAAAGGGAGTAACAATGGATGTAAGTTTAGTTGTTGTGTCAATATCACCGCAGCCGCTGTTGTCTCTTGCTTTGAGATATAAACTGACTGCACAGGAAGCAACTAGAAAAGTGTCAG GATATTTCAAGAAGCTTGGTGCTGATTTAGTTTTGGATATGACATTAGCAGAAGACTTCTCATTATTAGAAGCACAACAAGAGTTTCTCGAAAGGTATAGAAATCAACAGAATGATCCATCTGGGAAATATCTGCCTATGCTTGCAAGCTCTTGTCCAG gATGGGTGTGCTATGCAGAGAAAACACATGGTAGCTTCATCCTACCATACATATCCAGTACTAAGTCCCCACAGCAGATACAGGGTTCCCTAGTAAAGCAGCACCTAGCAGGAAGACGGGAATTGCAGCCATCATCCATTTACCATGTGACCCTTATGCCCTGTTATGACAAGAAACTTGAAGCGTCTCGAGAAGACTTCTATAGTGAAATATACAACTGTCAGGATGTCGACTGTGTTATTACTGCGA TTGAACTTGAACAAATGCTGTCCAGCGAAGACAAATCACTATGCGACATAATGGATGGAGAACTCGACTGGCCATGGGACGAAAGTGACGTCAAAGGGGTCAAGGGACATATAGGGTCTGGTTCTGGGGGCTACAGTGATGCTGTGTTCTTACATGCGGCCGATCAGCTTTTTGGTGCCACCGACCCACCATTGGAGTATAAAAACTTAAG GAACCCGGACTTCCGAGAAGTATCATTAGAAAAGGACGGTCAAGAAGTGCTAAAGTTTGCGATCGCAAATGGCTTCCGTAACATTCAGAACTTGGTGCAAAAGCTGAAGCGAGGAAAGTCACCGTATCACTATGTCGAAGTTATGGCTTGTCCATCAG gTTGTCTAAATGGCGGTGCCCAAATCCGTCCTTATCAAGGGGAAAGTACGCGGGAATTGGTTGGGcaattatacataatgtacCGTGAATTACCACAAAGTGAGGACGAGAATCAAACAGTTTCTCGATTGTACAACGAATGGCTGTCAGGCAAACATTCGGATAAAGCACGCGCCATGTTGCATACGCAATACCATGCTTTGGAAAAGAGTGATGtagctttaaatattaagtggtaa